One Natrinema halophilum genomic window carries:
- the hpt gene encoding hypoxanthine/guanine phosphoribosyltransferase, with the protein MDQLKQSLLEAPIIEKNGYHYFVHPISDGVPKLDPTLLREIVIRIIRKAELENVDRIVTPAAMGIHISTAVSLMTDIPLTVIRKRQYGLEGEVAISQQTGYSENEMYINDVRAGERVLVLDDVLSTGGTLASVLAALDEIGAEVVDTVAVIKKVGGENKVDDADYDVKTLINVDVVDGEVVIIDEDGDQ; encoded by the coding sequence ATGGATCAGCTGAAACAGTCGCTCTTGGAGGCGCCAATCATCGAAAAAAACGGGTATCACTACTTCGTTCATCCGATTAGCGACGGCGTGCCCAAGCTCGATCCGACGCTGCTGCGCGAAATCGTCATCCGCATCATTCGAAAAGCCGAACTCGAAAACGTCGATCGGATCGTCACTCCCGCAGCCATGGGCATACATATCTCCACGGCCGTTTCGCTGATGACGGACATTCCGCTGACGGTCATCCGAAAACGCCAGTACGGCCTCGAAGGTGAGGTCGCTATCTCGCAGCAGACGGGCTACTCGGAGAACGAAATGTACATCAACGACGTTCGTGCAGGAGAGCGCGTGCTCGTGCTCGACGACGTCCTCTCGACCGGCGGCACGCTCGCATCGGTGCTTGCGGCGCTCGACGAAATCGGTGCGGAAGTCGTCGATACGGTCGCGGTCATCAAGAAAGTCGGCGGGGAAAACAAGGTCGACGATGCCGACTACGACGTCAAGACGTTGATCAATGTCGACGTCGTCGACGGAGAGGTAGTCATCATCGACGA